A DNA window from Piliocolobus tephrosceles isolate RC106 chromosome 9, ASM277652v3, whole genome shotgun sequence contains the following coding sequences:
- the IFIT3 gene encoding interferon-induced protein with tetratricopeptide repeats 3 isoform X2, with protein MSEVTKNSLEQILPQLKCHFTWNLFKEESVSRDLEDRVCNQIEFLNTEFKATMYNLLAYIKHLDGKNEAALECLRQAEELIQQEHADQAEIRSLVTWGNYAWVYYHLGRLSDAQIYVDKVKQTCKKFSNPYSIEYPELDCEEGWTQLKCGRNERAKVCFEKALEEKPNNPEFSSGLAIAMYHLDNNPEKQFSTDVLKQAIELSPDNQYVKVLLGLKLQKMNKEAEGEQLVEEALEKAPCQTDVLRSAAKFYRRKGDLDKAIELFQRALESTPNNGYLYHQIGCCYKAKVRQMQNTGESEASGNKEKIEALKQYAMDYSNKALEKGLNPLDAYSDLAEFLEAECYQTPFNKEDPDAEKRQSHQHYCNLQKYNGKSEDTAVQRGLEGLSISKKPTEKEEIKDQPQNVSENLLPQNAPNYWYRQGLIHKQNGDLLQAAKCYEKELGRLLRNSPSGIGSFFLSASELEDGSEEVGQDAVSSNPRELVSNSE; from the coding sequence TGAGGTCACCAAGAATTCCCTGGAGCAAATCCTCCCACAACTGAAATGCCATTTCACCTGGAACTTATTCAAGGAAGAAAGTGTCTCAAGGGATCTGGAAGACAGAGTGTGTAACcagattgaatttttaaatactgaGTTCAAAGCTACAATGTACAACTTGTTGGCCTACATAAAACACCTAGATGGTAAAAACGAGGCAGCCCTGGAATGCTTACGGCAAGCTGAAGAGTTAATCCAGCAAGAACATGCTGACCAAGCAGAAATCAGAAGTCTAGTCACTTGGGGAAATTACGCCTGGGTCTACTATCACTTGGGCAGACTCTCAGATGCTCAGATTTATGTAGACAAGGTAAAACAAACCTGCAAGAAATTTTCAAATCCATACAGTATTGAGTATCCTGAACTTGACTGTGAGGAAGGGTGGACACAACTGAAGTGTGGAAGAAACGAAAGGGCGAAGGTGTGTTTTGAGAAGGCTCTGGAAGAAAAACCTAACAACCCAGAATTCTCCTCTGGACTGGCAATTGCGATGTACCATCTGGATAATAACCCAGAGAAACAGTTCTCTACTGATGTTTTGAAACAGGCCATTGAGCTGAGTCCTGATAACCAGTATGTCAAGGTTCTCTTGGGCCTCAAACTGCAGAAGATGAATAAAGAAGCTGAAGGAGAGCAGTTGGTTGAAGAAGCCTTGGAAAAGGCTCCTTGCCAAACAGATGTCCTCCGCAGTGCAGCcaaattttacagaagaaaaggtGACCTAGACAAAGCTATTGAACTCTTCCAACGGGCATTGGAATCCACACCAAACAATGGCTACCTCTATCACCAGATTGGGTGCTGCTACAAGGCAAAAGTAAGACAAATGCAGAATACAGGAGAATCTGAAGCTAGTGGAAATAAAGAGAAGATTGAAGCACTAAAGCAATATGCTATGGACTATTCGAATAAAGCTCTTGAGAAGGGACTGAATCCTCTGGATGCGTACTCCGATCTTGCTGAGTTCCTGGAGGCAGAATGTTATCAGACACCATTCAATAAGGAGGACCCTGATGCTGAGAAGCGACAATCCCATCAGCACTATTGCAACCTTCAGAAATATAACGGGAAGTCTGAAGACACTGCTGTCCAACGTGGTTTAGAGGGTTTGTCCATAAGCAAAAAACCAACTGAGAAGGAAGAGATCAAAGACCAACCACAGAATGTATCTGAAAATCTGCTTCCACAAAATGCACCGAATTATTGGTATCGTCAAGGATTAATTCATAAGCAGAATGGAGATCTGCTGCAAGCAGCCAAATGTTATGAGAAGGAACTGGGCCGCCTGCTAAGGAATTCCCCTTCAGGCATAGGCAGTTTTTTCCTGTCAGCATCTGAGCTTGAGGATGGCAGTGAGGAAGTGGGCCAGGACGCAGTCAGCTCCAATCCCAGAGAGCTCGTCTCTAACTCAGAGTAA
- the IFIT3 gene encoding interferon-induced protein with tetratricopeptide repeats 3 isoform X1 gives MLVFECKFEVTKNSLEQILPQLKCHFTWNLFKEESVSRDLEDRVCNQIEFLNTEFKATMYNLLAYIKHLDGKNEAALECLRQAEELIQQEHADQAEIRSLVTWGNYAWVYYHLGRLSDAQIYVDKVKQTCKKFSNPYSIEYPELDCEEGWTQLKCGRNERAKVCFEKALEEKPNNPEFSSGLAIAMYHLDNNPEKQFSTDVLKQAIELSPDNQYVKVLLGLKLQKMNKEAEGEQLVEEALEKAPCQTDVLRSAAKFYRRKGDLDKAIELFQRALESTPNNGYLYHQIGCCYKAKVRQMQNTGESEASGNKEKIEALKQYAMDYSNKALEKGLNPLDAYSDLAEFLEAECYQTPFNKEDPDAEKRQSHQHYCNLQKYNGKSEDTAVQRGLEGLSISKKPTEKEEIKDQPQNVSENLLPQNAPNYWYRQGLIHKQNGDLLQAAKCYEKELGRLLRNSPSGIGSFFLSASELEDGSEEVGQDAVSSNPRELVSNSE, from the coding sequence TGAGGTCACCAAGAATTCCCTGGAGCAAATCCTCCCACAACTGAAATGCCATTTCACCTGGAACTTATTCAAGGAAGAAAGTGTCTCAAGGGATCTGGAAGACAGAGTGTGTAACcagattgaatttttaaatactgaGTTCAAAGCTACAATGTACAACTTGTTGGCCTACATAAAACACCTAGATGGTAAAAACGAGGCAGCCCTGGAATGCTTACGGCAAGCTGAAGAGTTAATCCAGCAAGAACATGCTGACCAAGCAGAAATCAGAAGTCTAGTCACTTGGGGAAATTACGCCTGGGTCTACTATCACTTGGGCAGACTCTCAGATGCTCAGATTTATGTAGACAAGGTAAAACAAACCTGCAAGAAATTTTCAAATCCATACAGTATTGAGTATCCTGAACTTGACTGTGAGGAAGGGTGGACACAACTGAAGTGTGGAAGAAACGAAAGGGCGAAGGTGTGTTTTGAGAAGGCTCTGGAAGAAAAACCTAACAACCCAGAATTCTCCTCTGGACTGGCAATTGCGATGTACCATCTGGATAATAACCCAGAGAAACAGTTCTCTACTGATGTTTTGAAACAGGCCATTGAGCTGAGTCCTGATAACCAGTATGTCAAGGTTCTCTTGGGCCTCAAACTGCAGAAGATGAATAAAGAAGCTGAAGGAGAGCAGTTGGTTGAAGAAGCCTTGGAAAAGGCTCCTTGCCAAACAGATGTCCTCCGCAGTGCAGCcaaattttacagaagaaaaggtGACCTAGACAAAGCTATTGAACTCTTCCAACGGGCATTGGAATCCACACCAAACAATGGCTACCTCTATCACCAGATTGGGTGCTGCTACAAGGCAAAAGTAAGACAAATGCAGAATACAGGAGAATCTGAAGCTAGTGGAAATAAAGAGAAGATTGAAGCACTAAAGCAATATGCTATGGACTATTCGAATAAAGCTCTTGAGAAGGGACTGAATCCTCTGGATGCGTACTCCGATCTTGCTGAGTTCCTGGAGGCAGAATGTTATCAGACACCATTCAATAAGGAGGACCCTGATGCTGAGAAGCGACAATCCCATCAGCACTATTGCAACCTTCAGAAATATAACGGGAAGTCTGAAGACACTGCTGTCCAACGTGGTTTAGAGGGTTTGTCCATAAGCAAAAAACCAACTGAGAAGGAAGAGATCAAAGACCAACCACAGAATGTATCTGAAAATCTGCTTCCACAAAATGCACCGAATTATTGGTATCGTCAAGGATTAATTCATAAGCAGAATGGAGATCTGCTGCAAGCAGCCAAATGTTATGAGAAGGAACTGGGCCGCCTGCTAAGGAATTCCCCTTCAGGCATAGGCAGTTTTTTCCTGTCAGCATCTGAGCTTGAGGATGGCAGTGAGGAAGTGGGCCAGGACGCAGTCAGCTCCAATCCCAGAGAGCTCGTCTCTAACTCAGAGTAA